Below is a genomic region from Treponema sp. OMZ 798.
TGAACTTGCATAAAACATTCTCAACTCCCCACGGAGGCGGCGGTCCGGGAAGCGGCCCTATAGGTTGTAAAAAGTTCCTTGAAGAATTCTTACCCGTTCCTGTAATTACAGGTTCTGACGGAAGCTACAAGTTAGACTATAACCGCCCGTATTCAATCGGAAGGGTTAGAAACTTCTATGGAAACTTCCTCGTATTCTTGCGTGCCTATGCCTATATCTTAACTCTCGGAAGCGAGGGCATAAGGGAAAGTTCAGGCTATGCAGTCTTAAATGCAAACTATCTAAAGAAAAAGCTTGAAAAAGAATATGAAGTTGCCTTTGACAGAACCTGTATGCACGAGTTCGTTCTCACCCTTGACAAGATCAAGGAAGAGACAGGTGTAAGTGCCCTTGACATAGCTAAGGGCTTAATCGACGACGGTATCCATCCGCCGACGATGTACTTCCCGCTCATCGTACACGAAGCCTTGATGTTTGAGCCTACGGAAACGGAAAGCAAGTCCACATTGGACTTCACCGCTGACGTTATGATCAAACTCAAAAAAGAAGCTTATTCAAATCCCGAAAAGCTTCACGGCTATCCCTACACACGCCCCATCGGCCGCGTAGACGAAACAAAGGCAGCCCGAGAACCTGTTTTAAGGTACAAGGCTTGCTGCTGTGACTGTAAATAAACAGTATTGAAGCTTTATCCCCCTCTAAAACTGATGTTTTTAGAGGGGGATTTTGTATGCTATTAGATTTATTTGATTATGGAAAAGGAATAAGATGGAGAAACAATATACTTTTTTTGATTTGATTATAGAAGTTTTTGAAAAAGTAAAAAAACCAATGACGCCGGAAGAAGTTTGGGAAAAGGCAGTTGAGTTTTCTTTCGATAAAAAATTAAAAAGCTCCGGTAAAACTCCGGCTGCTACATTAGGCGCAAGATTATATGTAGATGCCAAAGAAAAGGGCGAAAAAAGTACTTTTGTTCAAGTTTCAAAGCGTCCTTCAAGATTTATTTTAAGAAGCTTAAATATAAGCGGAACCGAAATAAAAAAAGAAATCGAGAAAAAAGAAAATTTAGAATTAAAACAAAATAATGAAAGTAGTTTTAATGAGAGAGATTTACATCCTCTTTTAGTTAAATATGTTTATTCAAATCCGCATTTTAATTGTTATACAAAAACTATTTATCAGGAAAATTCGATAAAAAGAGTAAAAGGAGCTAATGAATGGCTTCATCCTGATTTAGTAGGTGTTTATTTTCCGTTTAAAGATTACTCAAAAGAAACAATGAAACTTCAAACATCATTGAATGTAAATTCTATAAAATTATTTTCTTTTGAAATGAAAAAGCATGTAGATTATTCTAACTTAAGACAGTATTTTTTTCAGGCTGTTTCAAATTCAAGTTGGGCTAATGAAGGGTATTTAGTTTGTTTGAAAATAGATGAAGATCCCAATTTTAAAAATGAACTTCAAAGATTATCTAATGCTTTTGGAATTGGAGTGATAAAGCTTAATACAGAAAGCATAAGTGAATCCGAAATAATTTGTAATGCTAGATATAATGAAAATATAGATTGGGATACTTTGGAAAGGCTTTCAGAAGATAATCCTGATTTTAATAAATTTATATCTGATTTAACTGAAGATATTGCTTTAGGAAAAGTAAAAAGTTCCTATGATAAAGTAATACCTGATGACAAATTGGAAAACTATTTGAAAGAAAAAAATATTATTTACTAAATTACCAAAATCGGTAAAGAACTGTCATAATTTTTTATGAATAAATGGGCACCTCTAAAAACCCCCTTTAAAAAAGATTAAAAAGATGATAAAATGAGGTATGAAACAAAAAGGATTATTTGATGAAGAAGATCGTTTAAGAGTATTAAGCAAGTTAGGAGATAGTCTTGAAAAATTAAACGAAAAAATAAATTGGGAAATATTCAAACCCCTATTAAAAAAAGCATTAACCAAAGAGTCAAAAGGTTTAGGCGGAAGACCTGCATACGATTATGTACTGATGTTTAAAATAATAATCTTACAAAAATTATACAACATAAGTGATGATCAAACGGAATATCAAATAAACGATCGGCTATCCTTTATGAGATTTTTAGGATTGGAATTAAAAGATAAAGTACCCGATTCAAAAACAATATGGCTTTTTAAAGAAAAACTCATTGAAGCGAGAGTATCAAAAAAGTTATTTGAAAAGTTTGGAAAAGAATTAGCTAGAAATAACTTAATAGGAAAAGAGGGAACGATAATAGATGCGACAATAGTAGAAGCTCCGATACAGCATAACAGCAAAGATGAAAATGAACAAATCAAAAATGGAAAAGTCCCTGAACAATGGCAAGAAGCAAAAAAATAAGGCAAAATTATCGCAAAAAGACTGTGATGCGAGGTGGACAAAGAAGCACAAACGTAGCTATTACGGTTATAAAGATCATATAAAAATAGATAAAAAAAGTAAGCTTATATTGAAAGCGACGGTAACAGCAGCCA
It encodes:
- a CDS encoding transposase, whose translation is MKQKGLFDEEDRLRVLSKLGDSLEKLNEKINWEIFKPLLKKALTKESKGLGGRPAYDYVLMFKIIILQKLYNISDDQTEYQINDRLSFMRFLGLELKDKVPDSKTIWLFKEKLIEARVSKKLFEKFGKELARNNLIGKEGTIIDATIVEAPIQHNSKDENEQIKNGKVPEQWQEAKK
- a CDS encoding COG2958 family protein translates to MIIEVFEKVKKPMTPEEVWEKAVEFSFDKKLKSSGKTPAATLGARLYVDAKEKGEKSTFVQVSKRPSRFILRSLNISGTEIKKEIEKKENLELKQNNESSFNERDLHPLLVKYVYSNPHFNCYTKTIYQENSIKRVKGANEWLHPDLVGVYFPFKDYSKETMKLQTSLNVNSIKLFSFEMKKHVDYSNLRQYFFQAVSNSSWANEGYLVCLKIDEDPNFKNELQRLSNAFGIGVIKLNTESISESEIICNARYNENIDWDTLERLSEDNPDFNKFISDLTEDIALGKVKSSYDKVIPDDKLENYLKEKNIIY